GCAACGGTCGCCTGCACCTTGACACCGGAACGCAAGGCATCGGTCGAGATGATGGTGTAGCCATGTTGTACCAGCCAATCTTGCACAACTTTTAACTGGCTATCAGAAAGGGCATAGCGTTGCACAATCTGGTCGGGCGTAAGAAACTGGTGATAAGTAGGTGAGCCAGGAGTATATATTTGCGCGAGATCATGTTCATAAGCAGTATCATTATAGTCGAGATTGAACGTGAGCGATTTGATTTCATTTTGCGGCAACGGCTGGCCTGCCGGAAGCTTATCGATGGTCGGTGGTTGATTGGCAACAGTGCGCGGATGAGACTGAGTGGGAGTAGGCGTGATGGCCTTCGTGGTAGTCGCAATGCTGGGCGAACTACCCGGTGAGGAACAGGCACTGACAAGCATCGCAATCAGTGCCACCCCAAGCACCAGTTGCCAGAAGAGCAGGCCATTTTTTCTACAAACTTGTTTCACACGATACCTCCAGGGCATAGGAATGCAGGTTTATTCTCATACAAATGTAGTATGCGACTGGATGTGATAGACCCAGCAATTGCAGTATACTTTGTTCCACAACGAAAGGCAATGGAAAGGATTATAGGCATTGAGTGAATTGCGTAACAAATTGAAAAAAATTTGGCCTCACACCGCTCTCACAAGGGCTTTATAGGCAATATTGACAATGTGAAATCCGCCAAAAGGGTAGACTTTCGTCATTTCCTGTGGTATAATCAATCCATTCAGACACAGATATCCAGGGTGTTACATAAACTGACGAGGTTAGTAGTCTAATGGGATCAGTCTTAGAGTCAGCAAAGGTGATATCGCTGAAGAAGTCAGTAATGGCTTCAGACAGGAGTAGATAGACATACTAGGGTTAGTTTGCCCTGGTTTTTTTTTACCAATTTATCATACGTAAATCGCATAGTTGCCGGGCTCATCCATTATTCTTCATTACTCTGGCATCCAATTGTGAGACTGGCTGGAGACCCAAACAGGCAAGACATGAGCCACCACTCGCGGGGCTTGTCAACCACAAGCGGCAGTGGATGATTATCTGACGAAAGGAGGAGAGAAGAGTCACAAGGAGCTATCGGCGCGAACTAACGCTACGTAGGCAGAATAATGAATCATGTAGTGGCTACGTACCAGACATGCGTATAGATATGAAATGTGGTCGCGGAGTGGTTGCTAGACTTTAAGGAGAGTACCGACAATGAATTCAAGTATGATCAGTAAGATCGCGAAAGCCAAGCGTTACGCGGAAGAGCCTGAACGAATACAGTTTACTCGCTTCGAGGCGGAGTTCCGGGGCGAGAACGACGTGCATACTACAACCTATGATAACGGTGAGTGGCATTGTACTTGCCGTTTCTTCCAGGATTGGGGCGACTGCAGCCACACGATGGCCATGCAGCGAGTTTTGGGCGTCACTATACCGGCTGCACACCGCCATGGCATCCCGACCGGTATAGGTACCGGCGCTCTTATGCACTAGTAAACAAACGAACGTCACAGACCCAGGATCGCAGATTCTTGGCTTTGCGGACGGACGGTCATGCCTCCATAAAAGCCACCCGAGCAAATAGAAAAGAGAAGCGCTGATCACCAAAACATTTTCATAGCGCTTCTCTTTTATTATTCCTACTTGCCTGGCTCATCCACTCTGGGGGAAGAGGAATTAGCCACCGATAGCAGGCACAAAGTGCAGGATGATTATCGCGGAGAACATGATAGCAGCCAGAATGGCGATAATTATCAGATCCTTACGGACGTAGGCATAGTTCTCGGCACTGATCAACGATACAGTACGCTGCGTCTTTTGCGTCGTCTGACGACGCGCCGCAATACGCGCCGAAGCGCTTGGCCTGCTGGCCGGCACAGTTTCCTCTACAACCTCGCCCGGTTCATCCTCTTGCGCGGCCTTGAGAGCCGGGGCCTTCTCGACCTTTGGAGAAGATGGCTTGCTGCTTTTTGGCGAAGTTGTTGTCTCCTTCTTCTTTGGTGATACGGGAGCCGGGGCTTTTTCACGCTCACTATCTGATTCAGGCGCTTCCACCGTGGAAGTCGCTACTCCAACACTGCCCGGCTCAGCATCATCTTCATGCTCAATCTCTTCTTCTACTGATACCGGACGTACCAGTTCAATGCTCTTCTGCGTCTTCGGCTTGCGACGCTGCTGCACACTGCTTCGGGTATGTGCTGTCTTCTTAGGCATTCGTATCATACTCCCCGCCCGGCGCACCAATAAATATGTTCGGCATTTCGGGCTTACTTCTTAGTATCTGCTGCACCTGTTACAGTTTTTAACGCACGTAAGATACAGATAATCTCGCTTCAATCCATCATAAACGTTTGCCCGGTCGAAAGTTCTACCTCTACCTGACCGGTGCAGTTTTCCTGACGGCTACTATGATACCATAGGTCATCGTTTCTGGCAATCTATGCAAGAAGAGATTCTTCGCTGCACTCAGCATGACATGCCCCGGGGCATTGCGACCCCGGGGCATGTCATGCTGAGTGCAGCGAAGAATCTCAATCTCTCCATCCTTATCTACCGTTGGTCCTTTCTCTATACTGGACGTAGACGTTGCTGTTCTTAAGAAAGAGGGACCTATGTTCAAGGCATTCTTGCGCTACTGGTTCATTGCCATACCTTTGCTCATCATTGTCATAGCCGGGCTAATCGCCGGTGATACAATCTGGGCATCTCATTTGAATAATAACAACCCCGCTCCTATCCAACCGAGGGCCCATCCAGCTACCTCTATCATTACACTTCCGCGAGGTCAGGAGCTATTCATGCCATTCCTGCTCGTTGTCCAACTCCATGCCACCGTGACCTGGAACAACACTGATACTGTGGCACATACAGTTACTACCACAGCCCAGCAAAGCCAGTTTCTCAACCGGCAGGCATTCTCGTTTGATCTGCCACCAGGAGGGCAAGAACACTTCACCTTCAATCAGGCCGGGTTATATCACTACTACGATCCTACCAGAAGTACCTGGAACCCCAGATTGGCCCGGGTTGCCGCAAACAAAGATGTTCCCCACTTCCCGCTCGCCATGGATGGTATTATCTGGGTTGAGGGCACTATTCCCAACCTGCCTTCTGTCGCCCTCAACTTTATTCCAAAAGGGCATGATGACTTCGCCAGTGAATTTCTAGCCATCAACCGGCCCGGCGGCATCACCTGGCATAATCTCGATGAAGACCCACATTTCGTGGGATTGGTAGCTGGTTGGTCCAGCCCGCTGAATCCCACCGACATCGGCCTGTTTCGCATTGCCGGAACAGACGATGTTCCTGGTGGTGCATCAATCACCGTTCTCTTTAATACACCGGGGCTTTACTATTACTACTGCCGTAACCACGATCAAGTCGATCCTTTCACTCATAGGGCAAAGGCACTACCCATGGCATCGGAGTATCCTATCCCTATGGAAGGTTTTGTCCTGGTTGTAGGATGATAGATTCACCTTTTACCACAGTCAGTGATAAGTATGCGGCTTTTGTTCCAATTGTTCTCCTTCTATCTGAACTTTTCTATCGCACATCTCAAGAAAATAGCGGGCAAGTCGAAATTACTGGTAGATGATTATTTACTCACTCCGGGACGGTCAGATGCTCGGCAGTTTGTTTGATGGTCAAACAGAGAGATAGCGCAAGCATGTTATCTTCCCTTACGCGAAGGTATATGGAGAAGAGCAATGATGAATAACTCTACCTGTCATCCTGCCGAGTGGCAAACGCACCTGCCCGGTCCGGCCAGCATCTCGCGCAAAAACCGGCATCCCTTGCTTGCCCTATCAATTGGCAAACGCCTGACGTTGGGTATGCTCATCCCAATCATAGCGGTTTTACTCGCGCTGGGCAGCATTGGTGTACAAACCAATCAACTGCTCTCAAACGTTTCGATATTTAACCAGCACCTCTTGCATGCCTCGACGTCCCTCAACGAATCTGTCGCGACATTGCAGCAGACTCATACAAATATCCTGGGATATCTCAATGACGTGGGCAAACCTCAGGTGATCGTGGAGACCTTGCGTGAAGACCGGACAACAACGCTCTATTACATAGCACACTACGATACCACCCTCAGCACCTACCTGCAACAGGATGTCCTGTACCGGTATCCTGATCTTGCCGGGCTTGTGCGAAAGGCGGGCTATAGTGCTCAGCTTGCCGAACAACGCATACGATCCAATGAAGCCATGCAAACCTGGCAAGCGTATAAAAGCTCGCTCGAGCAAATCATAGCGGCGATCTCTGATAACAATCTGAGCAAGGCATCCAACATCGAGAGCAGGGTGACGGAGCCAACATATGCGGGCGCAATGACTTCCCTGCTCATCCTGATTCAATTCACAGAGAATCTGGTTCCCGCGGTCCATGCTGCTACAATAGTCGAGGAGGAGCAGCTCTTGCTGGTAATGAGCCTCTCCGCGCTCAGCTTGCTGCTCGGAATCGCCATAGTGGCCTGGCTTGTCTCCAGAACTGTGGTGCGTCGCCTGCACCGCCTCCGGGCCGTCGTGCAGGAGATCGAGCAGGGAGAATTTTCCGCGCGTATTACTGTGGATGGACGTGACGAGATCGCTCTGATCTTCCACGCCGTGAATACCATGCTGGATACAATTGTCGGCCTGCTGGAGAAGACCAGGCAGCAGCGAGACGAACTGGCGAAAGGCGAGGAACTCAAACAGCTGCATGAGGAATTGCGGCAAGAACATGAGGCGCTCAATACTGCTAATATGCGGTTAGCGGCCCTGGCAACTACCGATCCACTGACTGAGCTACCCAATCACCGCGCGCTGCAAGGCCTGCTGGAGCAGGAGTGCGAGCGAGCCAGGCGTTATGGGCATCCGCTATCTGTATTGTTTTTTGACGGCGACCGCTTCAAACAGGTGAACGATACGTATGGACACGCTGTGGGGGATACCGTGCTGCGCGAGCTGGGAGCGCGCGCGCGGACGGTATTGCGGGCCGGGGATACTGTGGGGCGTTTTGGCGGCGAAGAATTTCTGGTTCTCCTACCCGAAACCAATGAACAGGAGGCAAAGGTCGTTGCCGAACGCTTGCGAAGCGCGGTAGCAGCTCATCCATTCGCTTCCCATGAGGTCAAGGGCGGAATCGCGGCTACGGTAAGTATAGGGCTGGCAACCTATCCCACCGATGGTCAAACCGCCAGCGAACTTCGCGAACAGGCGGATCAGGCCATGTACTGGGCCAAGCGCCTGGGACGCAATCAAGTACGTACCGCAGTTGAGGCCGCACGAGCCAATTGCAATGCTGCGCTTAAGGCCGCTACAGCCAGGGAACTGGAGCGCTCGGAACTGGTCGCGCCTGATGGACGCGACCTCATGCAGCAAATGCGCGCGGAACAATTGGGCCTGATCTATTCATTGATGGGAGTACTCGACTGGCGCCAGCCTGGCATGAGCGAACATGCCCACGAAGTCAGTGACCTGGTAGCGGGGATGGCTCGCATCCTGCAACTTGATCAGGAACGCACCCTACGAGCAGCAACGGCCGCTTTTCTACATGACATCGGCAAGATCGCTCTACCTGATCGACTACTGCAACAGCCGCGAGAACACTTCTCGGCTCAAGAATGGCGCCTGCTACATCAGCATGCTGAGCTTGGAGCCACGATTGTGGAGGCCAGTCCCTGGCTCAGTGACCTGGCACCGGCAATCCGGCATCACCATGAACGCTGGGATGGCTCGGGCGATCCCGACAAGTTAGCCGGTGAGGCGATTCCACTGGAAGCCCGGATGATTACGCTAGCAGAAGCGTATCATGCCATGATTACCCAACAGCCTTATCAGGCTGCCCGGTCACCTGAAGACGCGCTGGCGGAACTGGAGCGCCAATCTGGCACACAGTTTGATCCCGCGCTCATTCCCATATTTCGAGAAGTGCTAAAGAACCGGCAAGCGCAAGTAAGTCCCATGCAACAGTCGAAACATTCCGACTTATTTCTTCCCGTCTAGTGCATTTGCCTTATTTGACAAGCTCGTGACTCTGTGTTACCCTTTGTATGGCAAACAAGGGCACACCAGCCGGGTACATACAGATAAGCATGTAGCGAGACATTTGGAGACTAGCCCCCATGGCTAGTCCTTTTTTCTATCAGCACCGATTCCAGGGAGCAGCATCATGGCAAGAATAGTCGTCGCAATGAGCGGCGGCGTGGATAGTTCAGTAGCCGCCGCACTACTTAAGGAGCAGGGACACGAGGTCATCGGCATTATGCTTCGCCTCTGGTCCGAGCCGGGCGTCATAGAGGACGATGGCGTCGAACGAGTCGTGCAAAATAAATGCTGTTCGCTCGAGGCCGTCGATGATGCAAGACGCGTGGCGCGTAAGCTCGACATACCCTTTTACCTGGTCAATGTAGAGCAGGAGTTCAAGGATAATGTGGTAGATTACTTCTACCAGGAATATGTTGCCGGGCGTACACCCAATCCTTGCCTGACGTGCAACCGCCATATTCGCTTCACGCTCCTGCTGAATCGCGCATTGGCGCTGGATGCCGACTACCTGGCGACAGGACACTACGTGCGCGTCGACGATCATCCCGTTACCGGCAAGCGCCGCCTGCGTCGCGCGATAGACCGTGACAAGGATCAGTCCTATGTCCTGCATGTTCTCAACCAGCAGCAGCTTGCGCATGCCTGCTTTCCACTAGGGCCATATACGAAGCCGCAGGTGCGCGCTATGGCGGCAGAACGCGGCCTCTCAGTAGCAACCAAGGCCGAGAGCCAGGAAATCTGCTTCGTTGCTCAGAACGATTACCGTGGCTTCATTGATCGCTACTCGGCAACCCTGCCTGAGGAACGCGAACCGGTAGGAATGCCCACCGGTACAATGGCGCGTGCCAACAGCGTTATTACCATTCCCAGACCCGGCCCGATCTACGACCTGAGTGGAAAAACGCTGGGACGCCACCGCGGGCTGGCTTACTATACCATTGGACAGCGCAAGGGACTCGGAATTACCTCATCGGAACCTTTGCACGTTATAAAGATTGACGCCGATCAGAACGCGCTGGTGGTCGGACCGGCAGAAGCCCTGCTGAAGGATAGCTGTACCGTTGGTAAGATGCACTATATCAGCGGTGAAACGCCAACCGGGCCATTTCAGGCATTCGTGCGCATACGCTACAAGGCGCCCGAACAAGAAGCGCTGGTCACGCCCCTGGAGGGAAATCGTGCCCTGGTAACTTTTACACGCCCACAGCGTGCCATCACTCCTGGACAGGCAGCCGTTTTCTATGGCGGCGAGGATGGTGATGAGGTGTTGTGCGGAGGATTGATTGAATGACGGATCAGGCTCATATTCGAAATTTTTGTATTATCGCTCATATAGATCATGGCAAATCAACGCTTGCCGACCGCCTGCTGGAATTTACGGGAACCGTTTCCAAGCGCGAACTGACAGAGCAGATACTCGACCAGATGGACCTGGAACGAGAGAAAGGCATTACGATCAAAGCACAGGCCGTGCGCATGCTCTATAACGCGCTTAACGGGGAACAGTACGAGCTGAACTTGATCGACACTCCCGGGCATGTCGATTTCACCTATGAAGTTTCGCGCAGCCTGGCAGCTTGCGAGGGAGCGCTGCTGGTTGTCGACGCGACGCAGGGGATCGAGGCGCAGACGCTCGCGAATATGTATCTTGCGCTCGAAGCCGATCTGAATATCATTCCCATAATCAACAAGATCGACTTGCCCAGCGCCGAACCCGAACGAGTGATGCAAGAGATCGAGGATGTGATTGGCATACCTAAAGACGAATGTATTCTCGCCTCAGCGAAAGAGGGTACCGGCACGCAGGATATCCTGGAGGCCGTTATCCATCGCATTCCCCCTCCCAGAGGCAATGTACACCGGCCACTGCGCGCACTCGTCTTCGATTCCCACTACGACTCGTACAAGGGCGTCATTGCCTACGTGCGTATCGTCGATGGGGAGCTGCAGGAAGGGCAACGCATCGTCATGATGGCAACCGGCAGCAGCACAGAAATACTGGAAGCAGGTTACTTCCAGCCGCGTTTGATTTCAGCACATGCTCTGACAACAGGCGAAGTGGGCTACATTGCGACGGGCTTCAAGAATGTGAAGGATTGCCGCGTCGGCGATACGGTAACGGTGCCCCCGGCACTGGGCCAGGTCGAGGCGCTGCCAGGTTACAAACCGGCCAAGCCAATGGTCTACGCGGGCATCTATCCAGTTGAGGGCAACGAATACCCTTTATTGCGTGATGCGCTGGATCGCCTCAAATTGAACGACGCCTCGCTCTTCTACGAGCCGGAAACCTCCACTGCGCTGGGCTTCGGCTTCCGCTGCGGCTTCCTGGGGCTTCTCCACATGGAAATCATCCAGGAACGCATCGAGCGGGAATACAACCTGGATATCCTGGCGACCGCCCCAAGCGTAGAGTACTACGTCACCAAAAGAAACGGCGAGGTCTTGAAAATAGACAATCCGTCCACGATGCCCGATCCAGGAGAAATTGAGAAAATCGAAGAACCATGGATGGATATTTCCATCTTTACACCTGCCCGCTATATCGGCACCATCATGGACCTGGTCACAACCAGGCGCGGCACCTTCAGTGAGATGAAATACATCGATACGGAGCGTGTTCTGCTGACCTATGGCATCCCACTTGCCGAACTGATCACCGATTTCTACGATCAGCTCAAATCGCGCACGCAGGGCTACGCCTCACTGGATTACACCCTTGGCCGCTATCAGGAAGCCGACCTGGTGAAACTGGATATCCTGGTCAATTCGGTACCTGTGGACGCGCTCTCATTGATTATCCATCGCGATAAGGCTTACGCGCAGGGACGCCTGCTTGTGGAGAAACTGCGCCGGTTGATTCCCCGCCAGCTCTTCGAGGTGCCAATCCAGGCAGCTATCGGCTCGCATATCATAGCACGCGAAACGGTTAAAGCGATGCGCAAGGATGTGCTGGCGAAGTGTTATGGCGGCGACGTGACGCGCAAGCGCAAGCTGCTGGAGAAGCAGAAAGAGGGTAAAAAACGCCTCAAAATGGTAGGGAATGTGGAAATTCCGCAGGAGGCATTTATGGCGATTTTGTCATTGGAAGAATAGGTTCAGCGTTCTCCTGCAAGAGCTGAAGTGGTAGAAATGCAACACGGATTTCTACCACTTCATTTTATTCATCAGTATTATGGTTGCTGTGGAGGCTTTTGCTGTGGATACTGCGGGTTAGTCTGTGGCGGTTGCGGCGGCTGCGTTGGTTGCCACTGCTGTGGGTTGGGCTGTTGCTGCTGCGTCGGTTGCCACTGCTGCGGATTATATCCCTGATATGGCGGTGGTGGTGGCTGTTGCTGCTGCGTCGGTTGCCATTGCTGCGGGTCATAGGCTGGATATTGTAGCGGCGGCTGTTGCCCGGGCTGTCCTTGCTGCCACTGTTGTGGGTAAGCGACATAGTCGGGAGCGGGAGGCACATCCTGCTGGTAAGGTGGATATTGCGTCGACGGTGTCCACGTATGAGCAGATGATGGCAGCCCTATCTTCTCTTTAAATGCAATTCCCCCGCCCACGGCTACAGCCAGCATTGATAGGAGAAAGAACCAGAAACCGGTGCTATAGTTAATATTAAGGCTTGAGTTGGAGCCGGAATTTAACGCATTTAATGTCTGACCATTAATGGTAAAATCACCGCCATTGAGCGCCACAATGAGCTGCGCAAGAAGGCCCAACGCGCCTATTCCTATCAACGAATAAATTCCGATGCGCACCTGCGTTTCAAGCGGAGTTCCAGAAAGACCAAACGGATTAGACCGAAAAATCAGCACAGCAGGAATGATGATCGCGGCCAGCGCCAGGATGAGTTCAACCCATATCAGTCCTCCATCGCTGAACGCACTCAAAGCGAACGATACTCCTCCTGAACCTGGGTAAACAAGGGTAATATAGGGCATGAGGAGAAAAGCAGTTAAAGCTTCAATACCGCCAATAATAGCAATGAGATAGCCACGATTCTCCGGCAATGTCAGTTTTTCCATGTCGAACCAGCCTCTCTAAGAACAGTTTGTCGTCTTTGCTTGCTTCAGAAGCAAAGAGAGGGCCAACTCCGCGAATTTCCCAAATGATGTGATTTTTATCTTACTGGAAATTCCGAGCATCGTCAAGTATTTTTCAAGCGATCAAGGGAAAAATGTAACATTGCACAAGGATATGTAATGAGCGGAGGAAACAACGCCGGAACATAGTGAAAGAGGCATAGAGGAAGCGAAGAGATAGGACCAGTAATGCAGAAAGGATCAGGCAATCATGCTACCTGATCCTTCTGTGTTTCTTTTTCTGCACAACTCCCGTGTTCACGTTCAACCGAGTTCTATTACAGAAAGAGGGGCCTGGAAGTAAATAGCCCCTGTCATTCCTCTGCGTACCACCACCAACCTGCGACGAAAGCCATCGTAAAGACTTGACAGGATCCCCAATTGGGACGATATCAATGTGATATCTGTTCAAGTATGCCAGGTTAAGGCCGGTGGCTCAGAGGCCCGGTATGCCCGCCTTCACGGGCTCTACTAGTCGATCTGAAAGACCATCCCTAAGAGGCGTATTGGTTTCTTCATTGGCATAGTAGTTCTCCTTTCGGAATTACCAATGTAAGGCCGTTCGCCTTATGCCAGGGTCTTTGTGTTCCCTGGATATCCCTTTCGGAATATAAAGAGTATACCATGATGTTTCACAAAAGTCAAGGCGAACAGAAGTTCTACATTATTGCGATACTTATTGCCCTTCGTCGGCTACTTCTTGTAGAGTTTGTCTCAAGTTTCTGACCACCTCATGTGGATTGACCGGTTCCTTCATCGCCTCAGCCTGCGGGTCGTGGCGGTTCTCGACGATAGGCATGTCGCTACGCAGTTCCTCAACCAGGTCAATAAGTTTAGTCACCTTCCGCTCAATAAGCAGATTGACCTGCATATTTAAATGCATATGCAGATCATCGAGCTTGCCATGACGATTCTGGGTAATCAGAATCACCGTGGTCATGAGCAACGCGCTCAAACTTACAATACCCTGGAGCCAGTAGAATGGAGGAACATCAAAACTAGCAACTCCAAAACGAGGAAGCAACAGGTTTACACCTATCCATAGAGCAACAAAG
The sequence above is a segment of the Ktedonobacteraceae bacterium genome. Coding sequences within it:
- a CDS encoding diguanylate cyclase; amino-acid sequence: MMNNSTCHPAEWQTHLPGPASISRKNRHPLLALSIGKRLTLGMLIPIIAVLLALGSIGVQTNQLLSNVSIFNQHLLHASTSLNESVATLQQTHTNILGYLNDVGKPQVIVETLREDRTTTLYYIAHYDTTLSTYLQQDVLYRYPDLAGLVRKAGYSAQLAEQRIRSNEAMQTWQAYKSSLEQIIAAISDNNLSKASNIESRVTEPTYAGAMTSLLILIQFTENLVPAVHAATIVEEEQLLLVMSLSALSLLLGIAIVAWLVSRTVVRRLHRLRAVVQEIEQGEFSARITVDGRDEIALIFHAVNTMLDTIVGLLEKTRQQRDELAKGEELKQLHEELRQEHEALNTANMRLAALATTDPLTELPNHRALQGLLEQECERARRYGHPLSVLFFDGDRFKQVNDTYGHAVGDTVLRELGARARTVLRAGDTVGRFGGEEFLVLLPETNEQEAKVVAERLRSAVAAHPFASHEVKGGIAATVSIGLATYPTDGQTASELREQADQAMYWAKRLGRNQVRTAVEAARANCNAALKAATARELERSELVAPDGRDLMQQMRAEQLGLIYSLMGVLDWRQPGMSEHAHEVSDLVAGMARILQLDQERTLRAATAAFLHDIGKIALPDRLLQQPREHFSAQEWRLLHQHAELGATIVEASPWLSDLAPAIRHHHERWDGSGDPDKLAGEAIPLEARMITLAEAYHAMITQQPYQAARSPEDALAELERQSGTQFDPALIPIFREVLKNRQAQVSPMQQSKHSDLFLPV
- a CDS encoding DUF1003 domain-containing protein, producing the protein MINETKQQSNPHSNRIKDAQKATELVDIVGENIESIVDLHMCAEKQVSHHQRFIETVTNNLGRPRFFYLIVLFVALWIGVNLLLPRFGVASFDVPPFYWLQGIVSLSALLMTTVILITQNRHGKLDDLHMHLNMQVNLLIERKVTKLIDLVEELRSDMPIVENRHDPQAEAMKEPVNPHEVVRNLRQTLQEVADEGQ
- the lepA gene encoding translation elongation factor 4; the protein is MTDQAHIRNFCIIAHIDHGKSTLADRLLEFTGTVSKRELTEQILDQMDLEREKGITIKAQAVRMLYNALNGEQYELNLIDTPGHVDFTYEVSRSLAACEGALLVVDATQGIEAQTLANMYLALEADLNIIPIINKIDLPSAEPERVMQEIEDVIGIPKDECILASAKEGTGTQDILEAVIHRIPPPRGNVHRPLRALVFDSHYDSYKGVIAYVRIVDGELQEGQRIVMMATGSSTEILEAGYFQPRLISAHALTTGEVGYIATGFKNVKDCRVGDTVTVPPALGQVEALPGYKPAKPMVYAGIYPVEGNEYPLLRDALDRLKLNDASLFYEPETSTALGFGFRCGFLGLLHMEIIQERIEREYNLDILATAPSVEYYVTKRNGEVLKIDNPSTMPDPGEIEKIEEPWMDISIFTPARYIGTIMDLVTTRRGTFSEMKYIDTERVLLTYGIPLAELITDFYDQLKSRTQGYASLDYTLGRYQEADLVKLDILVNSVPVDALSLIIHRDKAYAQGRLLVEKLRRLIPRQLFEVPIQAAIGSHIIARETVKAMRKDVLAKCYGGDVTRKRKLLEKQKEGKKRLKMVGNVEIPQEAFMAILSLEE
- the mnmA gene encoding tRNA 2-thiouridine(34) synthase MnmA, with amino-acid sequence MARIVVAMSGGVDSSVAAALLKEQGHEVIGIMLRLWSEPGVIEDDGVERVVQNKCCSLEAVDDARRVARKLDIPFYLVNVEQEFKDNVVDYFYQEYVAGRTPNPCLTCNRHIRFTLLLNRALALDADYLATGHYVRVDDHPVTGKRRLRRAIDRDKDQSYVLHVLNQQQLAHACFPLGPYTKPQVRAMAAERGLSVATKAESQEICFVAQNDYRGFIDRYSATLPEEREPVGMPTGTMARANSVITIPRPGPIYDLSGKTLGRHRGLAYYTIGQRKGLGITSSEPLHVIKIDADQNALVVGPAEALLKDSCTVGKMHYISGETPTGPFQAFVRIRYKAPEQEALVTPLEGNRALVTFTRPQRAITPGQAAVFYGGEDGDEVLCGGLIE